Proteins from one Leptospira meyeri genomic window:
- a CDS encoding aconitate hydratase — protein MAFDIEMIAARYSKMEAAIAQARKVVGRPLTLTEKILYNHLWDGNPTKSFGRGVDYVDFAPDRVAMQDATAQMALLQFMQAGRKKVAVPSTVHCDHLITAKDESGVDLGIAVKENKEVYDFLSSVSNKYGIGFWKPGAGIIHQVVLENYAFPGGMMIGTDSHTVNAGGLGMVAIGVGGADACDVMAGLAWELKWPKAIGVKLTGKLNGWTSAKDVILKVAGILTVKGGTGAIVEYFGPGAEALSCTGKGTICNMGAEIGATTSTFGYDESMERYLRSTNRSDVADLANKYKTHLTADPEVYADPSKYFDQVIEIDLNTLEPYVNGPFTPDLATPISKLKEEAIKNGWPLKVEVGLIGSCTNSSYEDISRAASLAKQVAAKGLKTKAEFTITPGSELVRYTIQRDGFIDSFHKIGAKVFSNACGPCIGMWSRVGAEKKEKNTIVHSFNRNFQARQDGNPNTYAFVASPEITTALAIAGDLGFNPLTDTLTNEKGEQVKLDPPTGEELPNKGFAVEDAGFVAPAADGSGVQVIVDPASTRLQLLAPFKAWEGTDLKGLKLLIKAKGKCTTDHISMAGPWLKFRGHLDNISNNLLIGATNIFNSKTNEVKNQLTGNYEPVPQTQRAYKAQGIGSIVVGDENYGEGSSREHAAMEPRHLGVRAVLVKSFARIHETNLKKQGMLALTFANKEDYDKIQEDDVIDIVGLTSFTEGKPLTLVLNHKDGKKDEISVNHTYNAQQIEWFKAGAALNLMKA, from the coding sequence ATGGCATTTGATATAGAAATGATTGCGGCGCGTTATTCCAAAATGGAAGCGGCCATCGCACAAGCCAGGAAGGTAGTGGGTCGACCCCTCACACTTACAGAAAAGATTTTATACAACCACCTTTGGGATGGAAATCCAACAAAGAGTTTTGGGCGCGGTGTTGATTACGTCGACTTCGCACCAGACCGTGTGGCAATGCAAGACGCAACAGCGCAGATGGCGCTTCTCCAATTTATGCAAGCTGGTCGGAAAAAGGTAGCGGTTCCCTCCACCGTTCACTGTGACCACTTAATCACGGCAAAAGACGAATCCGGTGTGGATCTCGGGATTGCTGTCAAAGAAAACAAAGAAGTTTATGATTTTTTATCCTCCGTTTCTAATAAGTATGGAATTGGTTTCTGGAAACCAGGTGCTGGTATCATTCACCAAGTCGTTTTAGAAAACTATGCTTTCCCTGGCGGGATGATGATCGGAACCGATTCCCATACTGTGAATGCCGGTGGACTTGGAATGGTCGCCATCGGTGTTGGTGGAGCTGACGCTTGTGATGTGATGGCTGGTCTTGCTTGGGAACTCAAGTGGCCAAAAGCAATCGGTGTCAAACTCACTGGAAAACTAAATGGATGGACATCGGCAAAAGATGTAATCTTAAAAGTGGCAGGGATACTTACCGTAAAAGGTGGGACAGGTGCGATTGTAGAATATTTTGGTCCTGGTGCAGAAGCCCTCTCTTGTACTGGTAAAGGAACCATTTGTAACATGGGAGCAGAAATCGGCGCAACCACTTCTACTTTCGGTTACGACGAATCTATGGAGCGTTACTTAAGATCCACTAACAGAAGTGATGTGGCTGATCTTGCCAACAAATACAAAACTCACCTTACCGCTGACCCAGAAGTGTATGCAGATCCTTCCAAATACTTTGACCAAGTCATTGAAATTGATCTCAATACTTTAGAGCCATATGTGAATGGACCTTTCACACCTGACCTTGCCACTCCTATCTCTAAGCTGAAAGAAGAAGCCATTAAAAATGGTTGGCCCCTCAAAGTAGAAGTAGGTCTTATTGGTTCTTGCACCAACTCTTCTTATGAAGATATCTCAAGAGCTGCCTCCCTTGCCAAACAAGTCGCAGCGAAAGGTTTAAAAACCAAAGCTGAGTTTACCATCACACCTGGATCGGAACTGGTTCGTTACACCATCCAAAGAGATGGATTCATAGATTCCTTCCATAAAATTGGCGCCAAAGTATTTTCCAATGCTTGTGGTCCTTGTATTGGAATGTGGTCTCGCGTGGGAGCAGAAAAAAAGGAAAAGAACACAATTGTCCATTCCTTCAATCGTAACTTCCAAGCCCGACAAGATGGAAATCCAAACACTTATGCATTTGTGGCGTCTCCTGAGATCACAACAGCACTTGCCATTGCTGGAGACTTAGGATTTAATCCACTCACAGACACTTTAACCAACGAAAAGGGTGAACAGGTAAAGTTAGATCCACCAACTGGCGAGGAACTCCCTAACAAAGGTTTTGCGGTTGAAGATGCAGGTTTTGTCGCTCCTGCCGCAGACGGGTCCGGAGTCCAAGTCATTGTAGATCCAGCATCTACTCGATTACAACTTCTTGCTCCATTCAAAGCGTGGGAAGGGACAGATCTCAAAGGACTAAAACTACTCATCAAAGCCAAAGGCAAATGTACAACAGACCATATTTCAATGGCAGGTCCATGGCTTAAATTCCGTGGTCACTTGGACAATATCTCCAATAACTTACTCATCGGTGCGACAAACATCTTCAATAGTAAAACCAATGAGGTGAAAAACCAACTCACTGGAAACTATGAACCTGTTCCACAAACCCAAAGAGCTTACAAAGCCCAAGGGATTGGATCCATTGTCGTTGGGGATGAGAACTATGGAGAAGGTTCTTCAAGGGAACATGCAGCGATGGAGCCAAGACACTTAGGTGTGAGAGCGGTTTTAGTAAAATCCTTTGCTCGGATTCACGAAACCAACTTGAAAAAACAAGGGATGCTTGCTTTAACTTTTGCAAACAAAGAAGACTACGATAAAATCCAAGAAGATGATGTGATTGATATTGTAGGACTCACGAGTTTTACAGAAGGAAAACCACTTACTCTTGTTCTCAATCATAAGGATGGTAAAAAGGATGAAATTTCTGTGAACCATACTTATAATGCGCAACAAATCGAATGGTTCAAAGCAGGTGCTGCTTTGAATTTGATGAAAGCGTAA
- a CDS encoding FlgO family outer membrane protein, whose product MNMLPHLGWNLRFKKFVFVLVLFGVSACYLGDERETKPQKKTVPPLEQLAISLSEKGFYFQPQRLVVLTFLDHEGKKSPYGEILAEKLTTELVKKDRFQILDRLANEKVLKESGLGLDVPTDTATLRKIGDVLKLDVIITGIVTPYQDGVFVNTRLIEIKSGLILKADEVYVRIDG is encoded by the coding sequence ATGAATATGTTACCTCACTTGGGATGGAACTTGCGTTTTAAAAAATTTGTTTTTGTATTGGTTTTATTTGGTGTTAGCGCTTGTTATCTGGGAGATGAAAGAGAGACTAAACCTCAGAAAAAAACCGTTCCCCCTCTCGAACAACTTGCGATTTCCCTTTCGGAAAAAGGATTTTATTTCCAGCCACAAAGACTAGTTGTTTTAACTTTTTTAGACCACGAGGGTAAAAAAAGTCCATATGGCGAAATCCTTGCAGAAAAACTAACCACAGAACTTGTAAAAAAAGATCGGTTCCAAATTTTAGACCGCTTGGCCAATGAGAAAGTTTTAAAAGAATCTGGACTGGGTTTGGATGTTCCCACTGACACTGCCACCTTGCGGAAAATAGGCGATGTTTTGAAACTCGATGTCATCATCACGGGAATTGTGACACCATACCAAGACGGAGTTTTTGTCAATACCAGACTTATCGAAATCAAATCAGGCCTTATCCTCAAAGCAGATGAAGTTTATGTCCGTATTGACGGCTAA
- the queA gene encoding tRNA preQ1(34) S-adenosylmethionine ribosyltransferase-isomerase QueA, with protein MDFLNEYDFDLPEEQIAKFPLKNRDESRLLVVDRIQSKFWEAPLFRDITSLVRPGDIFVYNETKVSYRRVFLQVESGRIHESIFLEPEDIQNQTWLCILKNRAKLRLGDRLSPVGFPNYQFVYQGPNEELSILKSEISISDSDFEIFGNIPIPPYLKRKVTEEDKVRYQTIFANRSGSVAAPTAGLHFTEDLKDTFRTLGAEFLPVELQIGYGTFRPLTTEQWQTKTLHREKYLVPESTATKLNDARKEGRRIIAVGTTTLRVLETVFDSQLQKYKVGSSQTDIFLSPGDKIDSVQGLITNFHLPKSSLLLLVSAFATTQLVLDSYRYALKNGFRFYSYGDSMFLF; from the coding sequence ATGGATTTTTTGAATGAATACGATTTCGACCTTCCCGAAGAGCAGATTGCTAAATTCCCCTTAAAAAATAGGGACGAGTCGCGTCTCCTTGTTGTGGATCGTATCCAATCAAAATTTTGGGAAGCTCCTTTGTTTCGAGATATCACCTCCTTGGTACGACCTGGTGATATTTTTGTATACAATGAGACAAAAGTATCCTATCGGCGTGTGTTTCTACAAGTGGAATCAGGTAGAATTCATGAATCGATTTTTTTAGAACCAGAAGACATTCAAAACCAAACTTGGTTATGTATCTTGAAAAATAGGGCAAAACTAAGATTAGGTGATAGGTTATCTCCTGTGGGGTTTCCAAATTATCAGTTTGTTTACCAAGGCCCTAACGAAGAACTTTCCATTCTCAAATCTGAGATATCAATTTCTGATTCCGATTTTGAAATTTTTGGAAATATTCCAATCCCACCGTATCTCAAACGAAAAGTAACGGAAGAAGATAAGGTAAGATACCAAACGATTTTTGCCAATCGATCTGGATCGGTTGCGGCACCTACCGCCGGCCTTCATTTCACCGAAGATTTAAAGGATACATTTAGAACACTTGGGGCAGAGTTTTTGCCAGTGGAATTACAAATTGGTTATGGGACATTTCGTCCTTTAACCACCGAACAATGGCAGACTAAAACTTTACACAGGGAGAAATACTTAGTTCCTGAGTCCACAGCAACGAAGTTAAACGATGCAAGAAAAGAAGGAAGGCGTATCATCGCTGTGGGAACTACAACACTCCGGGTTTTAGAAACTGTTTTTGATTCTCAACTACAGAAATATAAGGTAGGATCAAGTCAAACTGACATCTTTTTGTCGCCAGGTGACAAGATTGATTCCGTGCAAGGTTTGATCACGAATTTTCATTTGCCCAAGTCGAGTCTTCTCCTTCTTGTCAGTGCCTTTGCTACGACTCAACTTGTGTTGGATTCTTATCGTTATGCATTGAAGAACGGGTTTCGTTTTTATTCCTATGGGGATTCGATGTTCTTATTTTAA
- a CDS encoding glycosyltransferase family 87 protein: MWKFFETVEKQGKWILSLLLLVLLVLSVSRSKQKSDFLDYYHAAERWETGENLYRFDVAFELQTKIKTMEDLFRPENLHLLSALQNETATYIYPPLFSFLLIPFTYLSEPGAAIVFEFLSWISLLGILYLVFQNKELNLSHSQYPFLILIASLVFNFRFLESHIQNNQVGLLLILLIFVSLTIRSHWLSGFLLALAVSIKITPLVFLFVFVYEKQYRRILWFLVGIILWNAIPLLYHWDYTIQMTTEWLREILGNAFSNPLLRSWKNNQSLSSTLAKYFVSGADMINQPTYSMPFVNLSLPTLKLIQLVFMILFGVPLLLLWRKKNKKWEIVSLLFLVSALFSGISWVHSFVICIIPVYFILNQVTHKIDHKKELYILLFILSLPLVAHRTFVGTKLEATLSMFSILFYTTSFLYFYIVRFAFHETENRH, from the coding sequence ATGTGGAAATTTTTCGAAACCGTTGAGAAACAAGGAAAATGGATTTTGAGCCTCTTACTTTTGGTTCTCCTTGTCCTTTCCGTTTCCAGGTCCAAACAAAAGTCGGATTTTTTAGATTATTACCATGCTGCGGAACGCTGGGAGACAGGTGAAAATCTCTACAGATTTGATGTAGCATTTGAACTCCAAACCAAAATCAAAACAATGGAAGATCTTTTTCGACCTGAAAACCTCCATTTACTTTCGGCTCTCCAGAATGAAACAGCAACCTATATCTACCCTCCTTTGTTTTCTTTTTTACTCATTCCATTTACTTATCTGAGTGAACCAGGAGCAGCCATTGTTTTTGAATTTCTGAGTTGGATCTCCTTACTTGGGATCCTTTACTTAGTGTTTCAAAATAAAGAACTAAACCTAAGCCACTCCCAATATCCATTTTTGATTCTGATTGCCTCTCTAGTTTTCAATTTTAGATTTTTAGAAAGCCATATCCAAAATAACCAGGTGGGTCTTCTTCTCATCCTACTCATCTTCGTTTCACTTACGATACGATCACATTGGCTGAGTGGTTTTTTATTGGCCCTTGCTGTTAGTATCAAAATCACTCCTCTTGTTTTTTTATTTGTGTTCGTCTATGAAAAACAGTACCGACGTATTCTTTGGTTTTTAGTTGGTATTATTCTTTGGAATGCAATTCCTCTTTTGTATCATTGGGATTATACCATTCAAATGACAACAGAATGGCTCCGAGAAATTTTAGGAAATGCATTCAGCAATCCCCTACTTCGTTCCTGGAAAAACAACCAATCCTTAAGTTCCACATTGGCTAAATATTTTGTTTCTGGTGCAGATATGATCAACCAACCAACTTACTCGATGCCATTTGTAAATCTTTCCTTACCCACTTTAAAATTGATTCAACTCGTATTTATGATTCTATTTGGAGTTCCTCTATTGTTACTCTGGAGAAAGAAAAATAAAAAATGGGAAATTGTTTCTCTTTTGTTTTTAGTTTCTGCTCTCTTTAGTGGAATTAGTTGGGTGCATAGCTTTGTGATTTGTATAATTCCTGTTTATTTTATTTTGAACCAAGTGACTCACAAAATAGATCATAAAAAAGAATTATACATTCTACTTTTTATCCTAAGTTTACCACTGGTTGCCCATCGAACCTTTGTTGGAACAAAATTAGAAGCAACATTGTCAATGTTCTCTATTTTATTCTATACAACTAGTTTCTTATACTTCTACATTGTAAGGTTTGCATTTCATGAAACAGAAAATCGGCATTGA
- a CDS encoding glycosyltransferase family 4 protein → MTGNSRYLAEVLKIILPKHKEKEFFLYTNKPIHPVFRDLLGPNTKEVLEPKKIPGPIYLNFILPKRLKKDGIEVFWGTIQMLPFRKLPIPSYVNYHDLNFVSAPETMAKWNYIQHKLLSPITMRNADKIFCLSKNTKEEITAFNPTYEKKCLVVYPGVSKQKIGKIKTNFPKDFFLTVGTLEPRKNINRLVDAFLEFKKKHPKDKNFLLILGRKGWGEEGELLYQKLSEPEIQKRGIQFLEKPDDSTLAIAFKQCKAFFFPSLHEGFGLPLLEAMLEDKRCVASDIPVFKEILSEKCDLFVPPKQTEIWAHAFELMSGPKKVRSPKFPVKQWTWEETAKKIEEVIFL, encoded by the coding sequence ATGACGGGGAATTCAAGATACTTGGCAGAAGTATTAAAAATCATTCTTCCAAAACATAAAGAAAAAGAATTCTTTTTATATACGAACAAACCCATTCATCCTGTTTTTCGAGATTTATTAGGCCCCAATACAAAAGAAGTATTGGAACCTAAAAAAATCCCAGGGCCGATTTATTTGAATTTTATCCTTCCGAAACGTTTAAAAAAGGATGGAATTGAAGTCTTTTGGGGTACCATTCAAATGTTACCGTTTCGGAAACTACCTATCCCAAGTTATGTGAATTACCATGATCTAAACTTTGTTTCAGCTCCAGAGACAATGGCCAAATGGAATTATATACAACATAAACTTCTTTCTCCCATCACCATGAGAAATGCGGACAAAATCTTTTGTTTGTCTAAAAACACAAAAGAAGAAATTACCGCTTTCAATCCAACCTACGAAAAAAAATGTTTAGTTGTTTATCCGGGTGTATCCAAGCAGAAAATTGGAAAAATAAAAACAAATTTTCCTAAAGATTTTTTTCTAACGGTAGGAACCTTAGAACCAAGAAAAAATATCAACCGACTGGTAGATGCATTTTTAGAATTCAAAAAGAAACATCCAAAAGATAAAAATTTTTTACTCATTCTCGGCAGAAAGGGATGGGGTGAAGAGGGTGAGTTATTATACCAAAAACTAAGTGAACCAGAAATTCAAAAACGAGGAATTCAGTTTTTGGAAAAACCTGATGACTCCACTTTGGCTATAGCATTTAAACAATGTAAGGCGTTTTTCTTTCCTTCTTTACACGAAGGTTTTGGATTGCCTCTTTTGGAAGCTATGTTAGAGGACAAACGATGTGTTGCTTCTGATATTCCCGTTTTTAAAGAGATATTATCTGAAAAATGTGATCTGTTTGTTCCACCAAAACAAACAGAGATTTGGGCCCATGCCTTTGAACTAATGTCAGGGCCTAAAAAAGTGCGGTCTCCAAAATTTCCTGTCAAACAATGGACATGGGAAGAAACAGCGAAAAAAATAGAAGAGGTAATTTTTTTATGA
- a CDS encoding LIMLP_18675 family protein, producing the protein MKFVHKWLSKWREIQSKKETAYFGTSLYDELTINPLPSLLLITAVVLFFVYSLPYAFYLGKFFFWFVGVLEITKVLKIPFLDELRYYHYLSAFVYFYIATSLLIDVSRLLNKWNKRTVFVKNEIWQIQRYRFGKKLIKINFEPNQIQLGYEHGGLSDFLGCNRMVWEKDGNILLTTPFFFPYKKNKIIVNRVLNR; encoded by the coding sequence ATGAAATTTGTACACAAGTGGCTATCCAAATGGAGAGAAATCCAAAGCAAAAAAGAAACGGCTTACTTTGGAACTTCCTTATATGATGAACTAACGATAAACCCTCTCCCTTCCCTTTTGTTGATCACTGCGGTCGTTTTGTTTTTTGTTTATAGCCTCCCTTACGCATTTTATTTAGGTAAGTTTTTTTTCTGGTTCGTTGGAGTGTTAGAAATCACAAAAGTTTTAAAAATTCCATTTCTGGACGAACTACGATATTATCATTATTTATCCGCTTTTGTATATTTTTACATAGCCACTTCTCTCCTAATAGACGTTAGTCGTCTTTTAAACAAATGGAACAAAAGAACTGTTTTTGTAAAAAATGAAATTTGGCAAATCCAAAGATATAGATTCGGGAAAAAACTTATCAAAATCAACTTTGAACCCAATCAAATACAATTGGGATATGAACATGGTGGGCTAAGCGATTTCCTTGGCTGCAATCGTATGGTTTGGGAAAAGGACGGAAACATCCTACTCACTACACCATTCTTTTTCCCTTACAAAAAAAATAAAATCATCGTGAACCGAGTTTTAAATCGTTAA
- a CDS encoding MBOAT family O-acyltransferase: MLFNSFEFLVFFFVTIIVGNILKNRWQKLFFLLTSYYFYMAWQPSSISCSGMATEGFKFYTDRLYCDFKINPYVFILIFSTIIDYFAARLIEKKQDGDSARGWLLVLSLVVNIGTLGFFKYTDFLLGVINDIHLLGSYQFPKQNIILPVGISFYTFQSMSYTIDVYNRKIEARKSFLDFALYVAFFPQLVAGPIVRAETFFRDLDFRLAVYKENIDAAFALILIGFTRKIVFADNLARVVDSTFANYQNLNSIEIWTGALAFGWQIYFDFAGYTDIAIGVARLFGFQFNPNFNFPMSCRNIADHWSRWHISFSTWIRDYIYIPLGGSRVSVIMYIRNIMITWLFAGLWHGAAYHYVGWGIWQGTMLLSHKFYGDTKVAKFLNNRGGMVYDLFARIFTMFCLAFGFIMFRAETMEKAIPMMKALVFLNESVAPLARWSNYRFGILLVICFTASYVFSKRQIPTLLTGSWLKYTIFVIVNVLLLLLFGVTESQNFLYFQF; encoded by the coding sequence ATGTTATTTAACTCTTTTGAATTTTTAGTTTTCTTTTTTGTAACGATCATTGTAGGAAACATTTTAAAAAACCGCTGGCAAAAACTCTTTTTTTTACTTACCAGTTATTACTTCTATATGGCCTGGCAACCTTCTTCCATTTCCTGCTCAGGAATGGCAACAGAAGGATTTAAGTTTTACACTGATAGGCTCTATTGTGATTTTAAAATCAACCCTTATGTATTTATTTTAATTTTTTCAACTATCATCGACTACTTTGCAGCAAGACTGATTGAAAAAAAACAAGATGGTGATAGCGCAAGAGGATGGTTGCTTGTATTATCCCTTGTGGTGAACATTGGGACACTTGGTTTTTTCAAATACACCGATTTTTTACTCGGAGTGATCAATGACATCCATCTATTGGGTTCTTATCAATTTCCTAAACAAAACATCATCCTTCCTGTAGGAATTTCTTTTTATACCTTCCAATCAATGAGTTATACCATTGATGTTTACAATCGTAAAATCGAAGCAAGAAAGTCGTTTTTAGACTTTGCACTTTATGTTGCATTTTTTCCGCAACTCGTTGCAGGTCCCATTGTCCGTGCGGAAACTTTCTTTCGCGACTTAGACTTTCGGCTAGCGGTTTACAAAGAAAACATTGATGCTGCTTTTGCTCTAATCTTAATTGGTTTCACAAGAAAAATTGTTTTTGCTGACAATCTAGCACGAGTTGTCGATTCAACTTTTGCAAATTACCAAAACTTAAACTCTATTGAAATATGGACTGGAGCTTTGGCTTTTGGTTGGCAAATCTATTTTGACTTTGCCGGTTATACTGATATCGCAATAGGAGTGGCAAGATTATTCGGATTCCAATTTAATCCGAACTTCAACTTCCCAATGTCTTGTCGAAACATTGCAGACCATTGGTCCAGATGGCATATCTCTTTTTCAACTTGGATTAGAGACTATATCTACATTCCGTTAGGCGGATCGAGAGTGAGCGTCATTATGTATATTCGGAACATCATGATTACCTGGTTGTTTGCCGGATTATGGCATGGTGCGGCTTACCACTACGTCGGGTGGGGAATATGGCAAGGAACAATGTTACTTTCACATAAATTCTACGGAGATACGAAAGTTGCAAAATTTTTGAACAACAGAGGAGGAATGGTTTATGACCTTTTTGCTCGTATCTTCACTATGTTCTGCTTGGCATTTGGTTTTATCATGTTTCGAGCAGAGACAATGGAAAAGGCCATTCCAATGATGAAAGCACTAGTTTTTTTGAATGAATCTGTTGCCCCTCTCGCTCGTTGGTCAAATTACCGATTCGGAATTTTATTGGTTATTTGTTTTACTGCTAGTTATGTTTTCTCAAAAAGACAAATCCCTACCCTTCTCACTGGAAGTTGGTTAAAATACACAATCTTTGTTATTGTCAACGTGTTACTACTATTACTTTTTGGAGTTACTGAAAGTCAGAACTTTCTCTACTTTCAATTTTAA
- a CDS encoding nucleotide pyrophosphohydrolase, whose translation MGNDELTLNQLQSEVNEWIQTIGVRYFSELTNLAILMEEVGELSRLMARKFGDQSFKSGESTDTIPNEIGDILFVLTCLANQMGISLQDAIQTTIKKNTKRDLNRHKNNPKL comes from the coding sequence TTGGGAAACGATGAACTAACTTTAAACCAATTACAATCGGAAGTAAACGAATGGATTCAAACAATTGGTGTAAGATATTTTTCTGAACTTACGAACTTAGCAATTCTAATGGAAGAAGTTGGGGAATTGTCCAGGCTTATGGCAAGAAAGTTTGGAGACCAGTCCTTCAAATCTGGTGAATCAACAGATACCATACCAAATGAAATAGGCGATATCTTATTTGTCTTAACTTGTTTGGCAAACCAAATGGGGATCTCACTCCAAGATGCGATCCAAACCACCATAAAGAAAAACACAAAACGCGACTTGAATCGCCACAAAAATAATCCAAAACTTTAA
- a CDS encoding Kelch repeat-containing protein has protein sequence MNKLFVFSFLFSVGCMFPAEYQNIYDPKSTSGLFLSAFLYATPFSCSDSSYAKSLGSVDQVLLQCNRELANLDTVYLAEANQSVFSNISFTKIDRDRLFVKFDPLTNDGQYELVLSGVVSNSGETLEDDKLSIIIDTKVPTVSLVGYIPITDYTFFSPRYWDFVSSEPLEHFGPPILSGPLASSVVLRSVQKINETTYRVYFETNFSSNDPGSLTLQFLNSKDNASNVVSNSLTVQFIGLVSGPKLHFGRFEFDAFQNANEDVIAIYGGSSTAEILRKGSSSFTLTNPSLPAIARGERGVMLDGKNLLITGGIQLANAYALTSSYIFDTEATTITPTGNMNGPRHLHNIVKLQDGKVIILGGIRDFVPVTPAYYTSLNTAEIYDPATGIFTEVTNRMMTARSFSCSVLLDDGRVFVIGGTDGIFAPKDTTEFFDPNTQTFSWGPTLPVPVGALKCMKLIDGNVLIYGAQLSNLNNSTMLYDYSRNQIFTVANSKFRREWSIASELPDGGILFYGGAYRYLTSEPSRVIEKLDYAKSNNFFDMGMAKHSVSKHAGVKFSDGTLFFLGGETGGIANLETDYYGLSN, from the coding sequence TTGAATAAGTTGTTTGTCTTTTCGTTTCTTTTTTCTGTTGGTTGTATGTTTCCGGCAGAGTATCAAAATATATATGATCCAAAATCCACGAGTGGTCTCTTTTTAAGTGCTTTTTTATATGCAACACCTTTTAGTTGTTCAGATAGTTCTTATGCTAAGTCTCTCGGTAGTGTCGATCAGGTTTTGTTGCAATGTAATCGAGAACTTGCAAATCTAGATACGGTTTATCTTGCAGAAGCAAACCAAAGTGTTTTTTCGAATATCAGTTTTACTAAGATAGATAGGGATCGGCTTTTTGTGAAGTTTGATCCACTAACAAATGACGGTCAGTATGAGCTAGTTTTGTCAGGTGTTGTTTCTAACTCAGGTGAAACCTTAGAGGATGATAAACTTTCAATAATCATTGATACCAAAGTTCCCACTGTTTCTTTGGTTGGATACATTCCAATCACTGATTATACATTTTTTTCACCTAGGTATTGGGATTTTGTTAGTTCAGAACCTTTGGAACATTTCGGTCCGCCCATACTGAGTGGCCCTCTTGCTTCGTCGGTTGTCCTTAGGTCTGTACAAAAAATTAATGAAACTACGTATCGAGTGTACTTTGAAACTAATTTTTCTTCCAATGACCCCGGATCTTTGACTTTGCAATTTTTGAATTCAAAAGACAATGCCTCCAATGTAGTTTCAAATAGTTTGACAGTCCAATTCATTGGTCTTGTCTCAGGCCCTAAATTACACTTTGGCAGATTTGAGTTTGATGCTTTTCAGAACGCAAACGAAGATGTGATTGCTATTTATGGAGGATCGTCTACGGCAGAAATTCTTCGAAAAGGATCTTCTAGTTTTACACTAACGAATCCTAGTTTGCCAGCGATTGCCCGTGGTGAACGTGGTGTTATGTTGGATGGAAAGAACCTTCTGATTACTGGAGGCATTCAACTAGCAAATGCCTATGCCCTCACTTCAAGTTATATATTTGATACTGAAGCTACAACAATCACGCCTACAGGTAATATGAATGGGCCTAGGCATTTACATAACATAGTCAAACTCCAAGATGGAAAAGTAATCATTCTAGGAGGGATTCGAGACTTTGTTCCGGTTACGCCGGCTTACTATACATCTTTGAATACAGCAGAAATTTATGATCCAGCTACTGGAATCTTCACAGAGGTAACCAACAGAATGATGACAGCAAGATCATTTTCTTGTTCTGTTTTACTTGATGATGGTCGTGTATTTGTGATTGGTGGAACCGATGGGATATTTGCTCCAAAAGACACAACTGAATTCTTTGACCCAAACACACAAACATTTTCCTGGGGGCCAACGTTACCTGTTCCGGTCGGTGCTTTGAAGTGTATGAAACTAATAGATGGGAATGTGCTGATATATGGAGCACAGTTATCAAATTTAAACAACTCAACTATGTTATACGATTATTCTCGAAATCAAATATTTACAGTTGCAAATTCGAAATTTCGTAGAGAGTGGAGCATTGCATCAGAATTACCAGATGGTGGGATTCTATTTTATGGTGGTGCCTATCGTTACCTCACAAGTGAACCAAGTCGAGTTATAGAAAAACTTGATTATGCAAAGAGTAATAACTTTTTCGATATGGGTATGGCCAAGCATAGTGTTTCAAAACATGCCGGTGTCAAATTTTCTGATGGTACTTTGTTCTTTCTTGGTGGAGAAACTGGAGGTATCGCAAATTTAGAAACAGATTATTACGGTCTATCTAACTGA